In a single window of the Eshraghiella crossota genome:
- a CDS encoding lectin like domain-containing protein: MRPGKKFYLYIIFAIALIFVARFVITSRHAKIVKGQTVIEKSSDWNYVIANYVNMTGIKMSVDGSPFNVTQEKIYMDDKRNIMVNYNILKDTISCASNRYYNTMLVLEKSANRLIFTAGSDTVSVNGTDEKMAVSVAMVDNDIYVPLRFICEKFNYDYKWNYEQNCIEISNKKSGEKIYPYCYDYRKDGKVTTVRNQEDFGTCWAFASLTALSSTLLPEHRFEFSADHMSFHNGYNLGQMDGGEYTMSMAYLAAWKGPVLEVEDPYGDGHSPDNLKAAVHVQEMQIIGSKDYNAIKEAVFLYGGVQSSLYMSVNDAGGKKSQYYNPESSAYCYIGMEKPNHDIVIVGWDDSYPADNFATKPEQDGAFICVNSWGDKFGENGYFYVSYFDSNIGIRNIVYTVVEDRNNYDNIYQSDELGWTGKIGYNQDSAYFANVYTTNKDEILKSVGFYAIGEDTEYEVYFIENFQGTESFNTKRLAAKGLLKNAGYYTIKLNDDLIMKKDIKYAVVVYIKTPNSVHPVAVECKTDVTTDVVIDDGEGYISANGRSWERVEETQNCNICLKFYTDDME; encoded by the coding sequence GTGAGACCTGGAAAAAAGTTTTACTTGTATATTATCTTTGCCATTGCTTTGATTTTTGTTGCCAGATTTGTAATAACGTCAAGACATGCAAAGATTGTTAAAGGCCAGACTGTCATTGAGAAATCGTCTGACTGGAATTACGTAATTGCCAATTATGTTAATATGACAGGTATCAAAATGTCTGTAGACGGAAGTCCGTTTAATGTTACACAGGAAAAAATATATATGGATGATAAACGTAATATAATGGTTAATTACAATATCCTTAAAGATACGATATCCTGTGCATCCAACAGATATTATAATACCATGCTTGTACTTGAAAAGAGTGCCAACAGGCTTATTTTTACGGCAGGCAGCGATACCGTAAGCGTTAACGGCACGGATGAAAAGATGGCTGTCTCCGTTGCTATGGTAGACAATGATATATATGTTCCGCTCAGGTTTATTTGTGAAAAATTTAACTATGATTACAAATGGAATTATGAACAGAACTGTATTGAGATAAGCAATAAAAAAAGCGGTGAAAAGATATACCCGTATTGTTATGATTACAGAAAAGACGGGAAGGTAACCACAGTACGCAATCAGGAAGATTTTGGTACATGCTGGGCATTTGCCAGTCTTACGGCATTGTCATCTACTCTTTTACCGGAACACAGGTTTGAATTTTCAGCAGATCATATGAGCTTTCATAATGGTTATAATCTGGGACAGATGGATGGTGGCGAATATACAATGTCCATGGCATACCTTGCGGCATGGAAAGGACCGGTTCTTGAAGTGGAAGACCCTTACGGAGACGGACATTCTCCGGATAATCTTAAAGCCGCAGTACATGTCCAGGAAATGCAGATAATCGGAAGCAAGGATTACAATGCAATTAAAGAGGCTGTGTTTTTATACGGAGGAGTTCAAAGTTCACTGTATATGTCCGTTAACGATGCAGGAGGTAAAAAATCACAGTATTATAATCCGGAGAGCAGCGCATACTGCTATATCGGAATGGAAAAACCTAACCATGATATTGTTATAGTTGGCTGGGATGATTCGTACCCTGCAGATAATTTTGCCACCAAACCGGAACAGGATGGAGCTTTTATCTGTGTGAACAGCTGGGGTGACAAATTCGGCGAGAACGGATATTTTTACGTATCATATTTTGACAGCAACATTGGAATAAGAAATATTGTCTATACGGTAGTTGAAGACAGAAATAATTATGATAATATATACCAGAGCGACGAACTTGGGTGGACAGGCAAAATAGGATATAATCAGGATAGTGCATATTTTGCCAATGTATATACTACAAATAAAGATGAAATTTTAAAGAGCGTTGGTTTTTATGCAATAGGTGAAGATACCGAATATGAAGTGTATTTTATTGAGAATTTTCAAGGAACGGAATCTTTCAATACCAAAAGGCTTGCAGCAAAAGGCCTTTTAAAAAATGCAGGATATTACACTATTAAATTAAATGATGATTTAATTATGAAAAAAGACATCAAATATGCAGTAGTTGTATACATTAAGACTCCTAATTCCGTTCATCCTGTGGCGGTGGAATGTAAGACGGATGTAACAACGGATGTTGTGATTGACGATGGAGAGGGTTACATAAGTGCGAATGGACGAAGCTGGGAAAGAGTTGAAGAGACGCAGAATTGTAATATTTGTTTAAAATTTTATACAGACGATATGGAGTGA
- a CDS encoding THUMP domain-containing class I SAM-dependent RNA methyltransferase — protein sequence MRTFPIILPCHFGLEAVLKREINDLGYDIEQVEDGRVTILGDADAVCRTNIFLRTAERVLICVGRFKAFTYDELFENVKACPWDEFIPEDGRFWVTKASTVNSTLYSPSDIQSIVKKAMVEKLKQTYDKEWFDESGADYPVRVFINKDEVTVCLDTTGDSLHKRGYRIKAGKAPISETLAAALILMTPWRKDRILVDPFCGSGTFVIEAAMIAANIAPGMNREFTAEKWTNFIEKKLWYDAVSDAEDEINTNIDTDIQGYDIDPEVIRTAKENAVRAGVEKLVHFQVRPVSELSHHGKYGFIITNPPYGERLEEAATLPAIYSDLGRQFALLDTWSAYMITSYEDAEKYIGRKADKNRKIYNGMIKTFYYQFLGPKPPKRNKTMGD from the coding sequence ATGAGAACATTCCCAATTATTCTGCCATGCCATTTTGGACTTGAGGCAGTTTTAAAGAGAGAAATTAATGATTTAGGATATGATATAGAACAGGTCGAAGATGGACGTGTTACAATCCTTGGAGATGCGGATGCGGTATGCCGTACTAATATTTTTTTAAGAACAGCAGAAAGAGTTCTGATATGCGTAGGAAGATTTAAGGCATTTACATATGATGAGCTGTTTGAAAATGTAAAAGCGTGTCCATGGGATGAATTTATTCCGGAGGACGGCAGGTTCTGGGTAACAAAAGCAAGTACGGTGAACAGTACGCTTTACAGCCCTTCAGATATACAGTCAATAGTGAAAAAAGCTATGGTGGAGAAACTTAAACAGACATATGACAAGGAATGGTTTGATGAAAGCGGAGCAGATTACCCTGTAAGAGTATTTATCAATAAAGATGAAGTAACAGTTTGTCTTGATACAACGGGAGATTCACTTCATAAGAGAGGTTACAGGATTAAGGCCGGAAAAGCACCTATATCAGAGACTCTTGCAGCGGCTCTTATATTGATGACACCTTGGAGAAAAGACAGAATACTTGTAGATCCGTTTTGCGGAAGCGGAACTTTTGTTATTGAAGCCGCAATGATTGCAGCCAATATTGCACCCGGTATGAACAGGGAGTTTACCGCAGAAAAATGGACAAATTTTATTGAAAAAAAATTATGGTATGATGCGGTAAGTGATGCTGAAGACGAGATAAATACCAATATAGATACAGATATACAGGGATATGATATTGACCCTGAGGTGATCAGAACAGCTAAGGAGAACGCTGTCAGGGCAGGTGTTGAGAAACTGGTTCATTTTCAGGTAAGACCTGTGAGTGAGCTGTCACATCATGGCAAATACGGATTTATCATTACCAATCCGCCTTATGGCGAAAGACTTGAAGAGGCTGCCACACTTCCTGCTATATATTCGGACCTGGGAAGACAGTTTGCTTTGCTTGATACATGGTCAGCATATATGATTACGTCATACGAAGATGCGGAAAAATATATCGGACGTAAGGCGGATAAGAACAGAAAAATATATAATGGAATGATAAAAACATTTTATTATCAGTTTTTGGGACCAAAACCACCTAAAAGAAATAAAACTATGGGAGACTGA
- a CDS encoding rhodanese-like domain-containing protein — protein sequence MLRFELINSKEMDKYVGNKHAMIIDVRDKTEFNEMHITDAVNIPIEKLEAMYDKMPKDFIYVLYCNGGGTGILAAKELFDRGHITRALLGGINAYDGNYIESE from the coding sequence ATGCTTAGATTTGAACTGATTAATTCCAAAGAAATGGATAAGTATGTGGGAAACAAACATGCTATGATAATTGATGTAAGAGATAAAACAGAGTTTAATGAGATGCACATTACGGATGCCGTTAATATTCCAATAGAAAAGCTTGAAGCGATGTATGACAAAATGCCTAAGGATTTTATCTATGTACTTTACTGTAATGGCGGGGGGACAGGAATACTTGCGGCTAAAGAGCTTTTTGACAGAGGACATATAACCAGGGCATTACTTGGAGGCATTAATGCATATGACGGAAATTATATTGAATCGGAATAA
- a CDS encoding lysylphosphatidylglycerol synthase transmembrane domain-containing protein, translating to MNNKKKTIKVIFCIAVVLLMFFILYRMFRDSYEDIVDSLSKTNMYIFAGMVLLGNCYYLIDAVVYYGITVRQGIKIKFSKFIPIAYMSIFFNVTSFGAGIKPAQILFLHKNGVDTGTACSITMMPYIFHKTVIVVYAVIMLILNNNFVVTNFSSSFRYMYMGVGLSIAIIVFMILLCSAEWFHRLVCKILDATLGKTRFKEVNEKIKTQIVLLREATVKIIKKPAAWISLTLIDALKMSCWYVIPTLAIYALGGDLGGVSFAQGLTVTSLMQLLMGVLPTSGGVGSLEVVFSVLFAAVFGKVVAGSSMVLYRLSTYYIPFLFSLVMMAFIGKGLRKMKKAEEEKKKTELDYDNIRI from the coding sequence ATGAATAATAAGAAAAAAACCATAAAAGTAATATTTTGTATTGCAGTTGTACTGCTGATGTTTTTTATTTTGTATAGGATGTTCAGGGATTCCTATGAAGACATTGTGGACAGTTTGTCTAAAACGAATATGTATATATTTGCCGGAATGGTATTGTTGGGAAATTGTTATTATCTGATTGATGCGGTTGTATATTATGGTATTACAGTCAGACAGGGTATTAAAATTAAATTTTCCAAGTTTATACCGATTGCATATATGAGTATCTTTTTTAACGTTACATCATTTGGTGCAGGTATTAAACCTGCTCAGATTTTGTTTCTCCATAAGAATGGTGTCGATACCGGAACAGCCTGTAGCATAACTATGATGCCATATATTTTTCACAAGACAGTTATTGTTGTATATGCTGTAATTATGCTTATTCTTAACAATAATTTCGTAGTAACAAATTTTTCGAGTTCATTCAGATATATGTATATGGGTGTGGGACTAAGTATTGCCATAATTGTATTTATGATACTTTTGTGTTCTGCAGAATGGTTTCATAGACTTGTATGCAAAATACTTGATGCGACACTTGGAAAAACACGTTTTAAAGAAGTCAATGAAAAAATCAAGACACAGATTGTTCTTTTAAGGGAAGCAACGGTAAAGATTATCAAAAAGCCGGCAGCGTGGATTTCTTTGACGCTGATTGATGCTTTAAAGATGAGCTGCTGGTATGTAATCCCGACGCTTGCAATCTATGCACTGGGAGGAGATTTAGGCGGTGTAAGTTTTGCACAGGGCCTTACCGTAACGTCTCTTATGCAGCTTTTGATGGGGGTACTTCCTACATCAGGTGGCGTAGGCTCTCTTGAAGTAGTTTTTTCGGTGCTTTTTGCGGCTGTATTCGGAAAAGTAGTAGCAGGATCAAGTATGGTACTTTACAGACTTTCTACTTATTATATTCCTTTTTTGTTCAGCCTTGTTATGATGGCATTTATAGGGAAAGGTTTAAGAAAAATGAAAAAGGCTGAAGAAGAAAAGAAAAAGACAGAGTTGGATTATGACAATATAAGAATATAA
- the ispD gene encoding 2-C-methyl-D-erythritol 4-phosphate cytidylyltransferase — MKNIAIVLAGGNGSRMNSNIPKQYMEIAGKTILHYSLQQFEECPFIDEIILVTRKEDVDYCKDTYRMSKISHIVEGGKERYESVMNGLDLVEDEGYVYIHDGARPCITEELLDRLYNDVKLHRATVLAVRSKDTVRISDDKGNAVITPNRDNVWLIQTPQVFDISLIKQAYYNLKKYGTGKNITDDAMVVEEFTKEKIHLTPGDYSNIKVTTKEDFRGVTDYLKKIIKK, encoded by the coding sequence ATGAAAAATATAGCAATTGTACTTGCGGGCGGAAACGGCAGCAGAATGAACAGCAATATACCAAAACAGTATATGGAAATTGCAGGAAAGACAATATTGCATTATTCACTGCAGCAGTTTGAAGAATGTCCTTTTATAGATGAAATTATACTTGTTACACGTAAGGAAGATGTGGATTATTGCAAAGATACTTACAGAATGTCCAAAATCTCTCATATTGTAGAAGGCGGTAAAGAACGATACGAGTCTGTAATGAACGGACTTGATTTGGTAGAAGACGAAGGCTATGTTTACATACATGACGGAGCAAGACCATGTATTACGGAAGAACTTCTTGACAGGCTCTATAATGATGTAAAGCTTCACAGGGCAACTGTGCTTGCGGTAAGAAGCAAAGACACAGTAAGAATATCCGATGATAAAGGCAATGCCGTAATAACTCCCAACAGGGATAATGTATGGCTTATACAGACACCGCAGGTATTTGATATAAGCCTGATTAAACAGGCATATTATAATCTCAAGAAATACGGAACAGGAAAAAATATAACTGATGATGCGATGGTTGTAGAAGAGTTTACAAAGGAAAAAATACATCTTACACCCGGTGATTACAGCAATATCAAAGTCACAACAAAAGAGGATTTCAGAGGCGTCACAGACTATCTTAAAAAAATTATAAAAAAATAA